One window from the genome of Sesamum indicum cultivar Zhongzhi No. 13 linkage group LG15, S_indicum_v1.0, whole genome shotgun sequence encodes:
- the LOC105177743 gene encoding protein CROWDED NUCLEI 1 isoform X3 — MFTPQKLWSLAPRSATGQKNGSLPGPGSATNQISPTNGEVLAKGKAVTFLEGDGVMDQESLTERASKLENELFEYQYNMGLLLIEKKEWAVKYEELRQALAETTDTLKRDQTAHSSALSEVEKREENLKKALGVERQCVLDLEKALREMRSEYAAIKFNADSKLAEANALVTSVEEKSLEVEAKFHAADAKLAEVSRKSSEIERKLHELEAQENALRRERSFFTTEREAHDTALSKQREDVREWERKLQEAEERLADSRRLLNQREERANENDKVLKEKQNDLEELRKKIEISNSTLKNKEDDISSRLASIALKEKEADDVKKRLEEKEKQLLELEEKLNTREKLEIQKLVDEHKSILTEKQKEFELEMEQKRKEHDDQLKNKLVEVEKKEAEIAHVEEKLKKREQAIEKKSEKVREKELDFDSKLKDFRGREKSLKVEEKNLEKERKQMLAEKEDLLRVKDELENLKVDSEKLQLRLNEEREQLKVTEEERTELARLQSELKQEIDKYRFQSEELMKEADDLKEAKEKFEKEWEELDDKRSEIKKEEEDVLEQKRSLEKLRHSEEERLRNEKLEIQQYVQRELEALKLAKDSFAASMDHEKSILAEKSQSEKSQLTHDFEMRKQELETEMRRKQEEIETHLHEKEKTFEQEKEMELNNINYLREVARREMEEMKLERFRIEKEKLEILQNKKHVEAQQHEMKKDIEELVGLSQKLKDQREQFIKERERFIAFAEKQKNCDTCGETIREFVLSDLHPLTELENLEAPPLPRVAENYLKEVAEGTVERFGAESSPGLVNSGSPSAGGTISWLRKCTSKIFKFSPGKKLELDYAPDPMGISALSDKQVVRSPKTLPSGEKEPEASLQVVNDSFDFQIVESDSAIREVEAGQALSVDQDPLSVPENSQNSKLKAQRRPGKGGRPGANRARSVKAAVDGSKTNGNVENSVYTNDDSQAESDLVGTPKNIRKRNRTASNSQTEGHSDSIKDGDRPRRRQRVVAAEPSLGQKRYNLRQPKK, encoded by the exons CTCTTTGAGTATCAGTACAATATGGGCCTTCTTTTGATTGAGAAAAAGGAGTGGGCAGTGAAGTATGAAGAACTAAGGCAAGCTTTAGCTGAGACGACTGATACTCTAAAAAGAGATCAAACAGCTCATTCAAGTGCATTGTCCGAGGTGGAGAAGCGGGAAGAGAATTTAAAGAAAGCACTAGGTGTTGAAAGGCAGTGTGTGCTCGAT CTTGAGAAGGCTTTACGTGAGATGCGCTCAGAATATGCTGCAATTAAGTTCAATGCTGATTCCAAACTAGCTGAGGCTAATGCATTAGTCACCAGTGTCGAAGAGAAATCATTGGAGGTTGAAGCAAAATTCCATGCAGCTGATGCCAAACTTGCTGAGGTGAGCAGGAAGAGCTCAGAAATCGAGAGGAAATTGCATGAGTTGGAAGCTCAAGAAAATGCGCTTCGGCGAGAACGGTCTTTCTTCACCACAGA GCGTGAAGCACATGATACTGCTCTATCTAAACAAAGGGAAGACGTGCGAGAGTGGGAACGAAAATTACAGGAAGCAGAGGAGAGGCTCGCTGATAGTAGAAGATTGCTGAACCAAAGAGAGGAAAGGGCGAATGAGAATGACAAGGTTTTGAAGGAAAAACAGAATGACCTTGAAGAACTAAGAAAGAAGATTGAGATTTCTAATTCAACTTTGAAGAACAAAGAAGATGATATAAGCAGCAGATTAGCAAGCATAGCTCTTAAGGAGAAG GAAGCTGATGATGTTAAGAAGAGACTAgaggagaaagagaaacaattGCTGGAATTGGAAGAAAAGTTGAACACTAGAGAAAAA TTGGAGATTCAGAAACTGGTGGATGAGCATAAGAGCATCCTGACTGAAAAGCAGAAGGAGTTCGAGTTGGAGATGGAGCAGAAGAGAAAGGAGCATGATGACCAGTTGAAAAACAAACTGGTTGAAGTGGAGAAAAAGGAAGCTGAAATTGCACATGTGGAAGAGAAATTGAAGAAACGAGAACAGGCAATTGAAAAGAAATCGGAGAAAGTGAGGGAGAAAGAGCTGGATTTTGATTCCAAATTAAAAGATTTCAGGGGAAGAGAGAAGTCTCTTAAAGTGGAAGAGAAAAACttggagaaagagagaaaacaaaTGCTTGCTGAAAAGGAAGACCTACTTAGAGTCAAAGATGAGCTTGAGAATCTGAAGGTCGACTCTGAGAAACTGCAGCTGAGATTAAATGAGGAGAGAGAACAGCTAAAAGTAACTGAAGAAGAACGAACTGAACTTGCTCGCCTGCAATCTGAACTGAAACAGGAGATAGATAAATACAGATTCCAAAGCGAGGAACTTATGAAGGAAGCAGATGATTTGAAGGAAGCAAAGGAGAAATTTGAGAAAGAATGGGAAGAGCTGGATGATAAAAGATCTGagataaagaaagaagaagaggacGTTCTTGAACAGAAAAGATCTTTGGAAAAACTAAGACATTCTGAAGAGGAGAGGCTACGCAATGAGAAGCTGGAAATACAACAGTATGTACAGCGGGAACTGGAAGCTCTTAAATTGGCAAAAGATTCTTTTGCTGCCAGCATGGATCATGAAAAGTCAATTTTGGCTGAAAAATCCCAAAGTGAGAAAAGTCAACTGACTCATGATTTTGAAATGCGGAAACAAGAACTTGAGACTGAAATGCGGAGGAAGCAGGAAGAGATAGAGACTCATTTGCATGAGAAGGAAAAGACGTTTGAGCAAGAGAAGGAAATGGAActtaacaatattaattacttgAGGGAAGTAGCCAGAAGAGAAATGGAAGAGATGAAGTTGGAAAGATTTCggatagagaaagaaaaactggAAATTTTACAGAACAAGAAGCATGTAGAGGCACAGCAGCATGAGATGAAAAAAGATATTGAGGAACTTGTTGGCTTGAGCCAGAAGTTGAAAGATCAAAGGGAACAGTTCATTAAGGAAAGAGAACGCTTCATTGCATTTGCTGAGAAACAGAAGAACTGCGACACTTGTGGAGAGACTATTCGTGAGTTTGTGCTGTCTGATCTTCATCCCTTAACTGAACTGGAAAACCTTGAGGCCCCTCCACTGCCAAGGGTAGCAGAGAATTATCTGAAGGAGGTAGCTGAGGGCACTGTCGAGAGGTTTGGTGCTGAATCATCCCCTGGTCTGGTTAATTCAGGATCTCCTAGTGCTGGTGGAACCATTTCTTGGCTCCGGAAGTGTACCTCCAAGATTTTTAAGTTCTCACCAGGAAAGAAACTAGAACTTGATTATGCGCCGGATCCTATGGGTATTTCAGCACTTTCTGATAAGCAAGTTGTGCGTTCACCAAAAACATTGCCAAGTGGTGAAAAAGAGCCAGAAGCGTCTTTGCAAGTAGTAAATGATTCTTTTGATTTCCAAATAGTTGAATCTGATAGTGCCATTAGGGAGGTTGAGGCTGGTCAAGCACTATCAGTTGATCAAGATCCACTGAGTGTCCcagaaaattctcaaaattccaaacTGAAGGCACAACGCCGACCTGGCAAGGGAGGTAGGCCTGGGGCAAATAGAGCACGATCCGTGAAGGCTGCAGTTGATGGTTCTAAAACTAATGGTAATGTGGAGAATTCTGTTTACACAAATGACGATAGCCAAGCAGAATCAGATCTTGTTGGAACTCCAAAGAATATAAGAAAGCGAAATCGTACAGCAAGTAACAGTCAAACTGAAGGTCATTCGGACAGCATCAAGGATGGTGATCGCCCGAGGAGGCGACAGAGAGTTGTTGCAGCTGAACCAAGCCTTGGTCAGAAACGGTACAATCTCCGCCAACCCAAAAAGTAA
- the LOC105177743 gene encoding protein CROWDED NUCLEI 1 isoform X2 codes for MFTPQKLWSLAPRSATGQKNGSLPGPGSATNQISPTNGEVLAKGKAVTFLEGDGVMDQESLTERASKLENELFEYQYNMGLLLIEKKEWAVKYEELRQALAETTDTLKRDQTAHSSALSEVEKREENLKKALGVERQCVLDLEKALREMRSEYAAIKFNADSKLAEANALVTSVEEKSLEVEAKFHAADAKLAEVSRKSSEIERKLHELEAQENALRRERSFFTTEREAHDTALSKQREDVREWERKLQEAEERLADSRRLLNQREERANENDKVLKEKQNDLEELRKKIEISNSTLKNKEDDISSRLASIALKEKEADDVKKRLEEKEKQLLELEEKLNTREKLEIQKLVDEHKSILTEKQKEFELEMEQKRKEHDDQLKNKLVEVEKKEAEIAHVEEKLKKREQAIEKKSEKVREKELDFDSKLKDFRGREKSLKVEEKNLEKERKQMLAEKEDLLRVKDELENLKVDSEKLQLRLNEEREQLKVTEEERTELARLQSELKQEIDKYRFQSEELMKEADDLKEAKEKFEKEWEELDDKRSEIKKEEEDVLEQKRSLEKLRHSEEERLRNEKLEIQQYVQRELEALKLAKDSFAASMDHEKSILAEKSQSEKSQLTHDFEMRKQELETEMRRKQEEIETHLHEKEKTFEQEKEMELNNINYLREVARREMEEMKLERFRIEKEKLEILQNKKHVEAQQHEMKKDIEELVGLSQKLKDQREQFIKERERFIAFAEKQKNCDTCGETIREFVLSDLHPLTELENLEAPPLPRVAENYLKEVAEGTVERFGAESSPGLVNSGSPSAGGTISWLRKCTSKIFKFSPGKKLELDYAPDPMGISALSDKQVVRSPKTLPSGEKEPEASLQVVNDSFDFQIVESDSAIREVEAGQALSVDQDPLSVPENSQNSKLKAQRRPGKGGRPGANRARSVKAAVDGSKTNGNVENSVYTNDDSQAESDLVGTPKNIRKRNRTASNSQTEGHSDSIKDGDRPRRRQRVVAAEPSLGQKRYNLRQPKKSVGTVANGSLPRVGRGKEKEPNQLAGAEANQSENVEIGGASREEVNEPGAAAALPRRFRDGDGDEPVRSNWAASEFSADSPVSAEFASSRIQLSSKLQETPMVGVLTQQILLWMMWWEVR; via the exons CTCTTTGAGTATCAGTACAATATGGGCCTTCTTTTGATTGAGAAAAAGGAGTGGGCAGTGAAGTATGAAGAACTAAGGCAAGCTTTAGCTGAGACGACTGATACTCTAAAAAGAGATCAAACAGCTCATTCAAGTGCATTGTCCGAGGTGGAGAAGCGGGAAGAGAATTTAAAGAAAGCACTAGGTGTTGAAAGGCAGTGTGTGCTCGAT CTTGAGAAGGCTTTACGTGAGATGCGCTCAGAATATGCTGCAATTAAGTTCAATGCTGATTCCAAACTAGCTGAGGCTAATGCATTAGTCACCAGTGTCGAAGAGAAATCATTGGAGGTTGAAGCAAAATTCCATGCAGCTGATGCCAAACTTGCTGAGGTGAGCAGGAAGAGCTCAGAAATCGAGAGGAAATTGCATGAGTTGGAAGCTCAAGAAAATGCGCTTCGGCGAGAACGGTCTTTCTTCACCACAGA GCGTGAAGCACATGATACTGCTCTATCTAAACAAAGGGAAGACGTGCGAGAGTGGGAACGAAAATTACAGGAAGCAGAGGAGAGGCTCGCTGATAGTAGAAGATTGCTGAACCAAAGAGAGGAAAGGGCGAATGAGAATGACAAGGTTTTGAAGGAAAAACAGAATGACCTTGAAGAACTAAGAAAGAAGATTGAGATTTCTAATTCAACTTTGAAGAACAAAGAAGATGATATAAGCAGCAGATTAGCAAGCATAGCTCTTAAGGAGAAG GAAGCTGATGATGTTAAGAAGAGACTAgaggagaaagagaaacaattGCTGGAATTGGAAGAAAAGTTGAACACTAGAGAAAAA TTGGAGATTCAGAAACTGGTGGATGAGCATAAGAGCATCCTGACTGAAAAGCAGAAGGAGTTCGAGTTGGAGATGGAGCAGAAGAGAAAGGAGCATGATGACCAGTTGAAAAACAAACTGGTTGAAGTGGAGAAAAAGGAAGCTGAAATTGCACATGTGGAAGAGAAATTGAAGAAACGAGAACAGGCAATTGAAAAGAAATCGGAGAAAGTGAGGGAGAAAGAGCTGGATTTTGATTCCAAATTAAAAGATTTCAGGGGAAGAGAGAAGTCTCTTAAAGTGGAAGAGAAAAACttggagaaagagagaaaacaaaTGCTTGCTGAAAAGGAAGACCTACTTAGAGTCAAAGATGAGCTTGAGAATCTGAAGGTCGACTCTGAGAAACTGCAGCTGAGATTAAATGAGGAGAGAGAACAGCTAAAAGTAACTGAAGAAGAACGAACTGAACTTGCTCGCCTGCAATCTGAACTGAAACAGGAGATAGATAAATACAGATTCCAAAGCGAGGAACTTATGAAGGAAGCAGATGATTTGAAGGAAGCAAAGGAGAAATTTGAGAAAGAATGGGAAGAGCTGGATGATAAAAGATCTGagataaagaaagaagaagaggacGTTCTTGAACAGAAAAGATCTTTGGAAAAACTAAGACATTCTGAAGAGGAGAGGCTACGCAATGAGAAGCTGGAAATACAACAGTATGTACAGCGGGAACTGGAAGCTCTTAAATTGGCAAAAGATTCTTTTGCTGCCAGCATGGATCATGAAAAGTCAATTTTGGCTGAAAAATCCCAAAGTGAGAAAAGTCAACTGACTCATGATTTTGAAATGCGGAAACAAGAACTTGAGACTGAAATGCGGAGGAAGCAGGAAGAGATAGAGACTCATTTGCATGAGAAGGAAAAGACGTTTGAGCAAGAGAAGGAAATGGAActtaacaatattaattacttgAGGGAAGTAGCCAGAAGAGAAATGGAAGAGATGAAGTTGGAAAGATTTCggatagagaaagaaaaactggAAATTTTACAGAACAAGAAGCATGTAGAGGCACAGCAGCATGAGATGAAAAAAGATATTGAGGAACTTGTTGGCTTGAGCCAGAAGTTGAAAGATCAAAGGGAACAGTTCATTAAGGAAAGAGAACGCTTCATTGCATTTGCTGAGAAACAGAAGAACTGCGACACTTGTGGAGAGACTATTCGTGAGTTTGTGCTGTCTGATCTTCATCCCTTAACTGAACTGGAAAACCTTGAGGCCCCTCCACTGCCAAGGGTAGCAGAGAATTATCTGAAGGAGGTAGCTGAGGGCACTGTCGAGAGGTTTGGTGCTGAATCATCCCCTGGTCTGGTTAATTCAGGATCTCCTAGTGCTGGTGGAACCATTTCTTGGCTCCGGAAGTGTACCTCCAAGATTTTTAAGTTCTCACCAGGAAAGAAACTAGAACTTGATTATGCGCCGGATCCTATGGGTATTTCAGCACTTTCTGATAAGCAAGTTGTGCGTTCACCAAAAACATTGCCAAGTGGTGAAAAAGAGCCAGAAGCGTCTTTGCAAGTAGTAAATGATTCTTTTGATTTCCAAATAGTTGAATCTGATAGTGCCATTAGGGAGGTTGAGGCTGGTCAAGCACTATCAGTTGATCAAGATCCACTGAGTGTCCcagaaaattctcaaaattccaaacTGAAGGCACAACGCCGACCTGGCAAGGGAGGTAGGCCTGGGGCAAATAGAGCACGATCCGTGAAGGCTGCAGTTGATGGTTCTAAAACTAATGGTAATGTGGAGAATTCTGTTTACACAAATGACGATAGCCAAGCAGAATCAGATCTTGTTGGAACTCCAAAGAATATAAGAAAGCGAAATCGTACAGCAAGTAACAGTCAAACTGAAGGTCATTCGGACAGCATCAAGGATGGTGATCGCCCGAGGAGGCGACAGAGAGTTGTTGCAGCTGAACCAAGCCTTGGTCAGAAACGGTACAATCTCCGCCAACCCAAAAA ATCAGTGGGAACAGTGGCTAATGGATCCTTACCTCGAGTAGGGAGGGGCAAGGAAAAAGAACCCAACCAACTGGCTGGTGCTGAAGCTAACCAATCAGAGAATGTTGAAATTGGTGGAGCTTCAAGGGAAGAAGTTAATGAACCCGGAGCAGCAGCTGCACTTCCTAGAAGATTTAGGGATGGAGATGGTGATGAGCCTGTAAGAAGCAATTGGGCTGCTAGTGAGTTTTCTGCAGACAGTCCTGTAAGTGCTGAGTTTGCATCATCAAGGATTCAGCTTAG TTCAAAATTGCAGGAGACGCCCATGGTGGGCGTGTTGACACAACAAATACTTCTGTGGATGATGTGGTGGGAAGTGAGGTGA
- the LOC105177743 gene encoding protein CROWDED NUCLEI 1 isoform X1 — MFTPQKLWSLAPRSATGQKNGSLPGPGSATNQISPTNGEVLAKGKAVTFLEGDGVMDQESLTERASKLENELFEYQYNMGLLLIEKKEWAVKYEELRQALAETTDTLKRDQTAHSSALSEVEKREENLKKALGVERQCVLDLEKALREMRSEYAAIKFNADSKLAEANALVTSVEEKSLEVEAKFHAADAKLAEVSRKSSEIERKLHELEAQENALRRERSFFTTEREAHDTALSKQREDVREWERKLQEAEERLADSRRLLNQREERANENDKVLKEKQNDLEELRKKIEISNSTLKNKEDDISSRLASIALKEKEADDVKKRLEEKEKQLLELEEKLNTREKLEIQKLVDEHKSILTEKQKEFELEMEQKRKEHDDQLKNKLVEVEKKEAEIAHVEEKLKKREQAIEKKSEKVREKELDFDSKLKDFRGREKSLKVEEKNLEKERKQMLAEKEDLLRVKDELENLKVDSEKLQLRLNEEREQLKVTEEERTELARLQSELKQEIDKYRFQSEELMKEADDLKEAKEKFEKEWEELDDKRSEIKKEEEDVLEQKRSLEKLRHSEEERLRNEKLEIQQYVQRELEALKLAKDSFAASMDHEKSILAEKSQSEKSQLTHDFEMRKQELETEMRRKQEEIETHLHEKEKTFEQEKEMELNNINYLREVARREMEEMKLERFRIEKEKLEILQNKKHVEAQQHEMKKDIEELVGLSQKLKDQREQFIKERERFIAFAEKQKNCDTCGETIREFVLSDLHPLTELENLEAPPLPRVAENYLKEVAEGTVERFGAESSPGLVNSGSPSAGGTISWLRKCTSKIFKFSPGKKLELDYAPDPMGISALSDKQVVRSPKTLPSGEKEPEASLQVVNDSFDFQIVESDSAIREVEAGQALSVDQDPLSVPENSQNSKLKAQRRPGKGGRPGANRARSVKAAVDGSKTNGNVENSVYTNDDSQAESDLVGTPKNIRKRNRTASNSQTEGHSDSIKDGDRPRRRQRVVAAEPSLGQKRYNLRQPKKSVGTVANGSLPRVGRGKEKEPNQLAGAEANQSENVEIGGASREEVNEPGAAAALPRRFRDGDGDEPVRSNWAASEFSADSPFKIAGDAHGGRVDTTNTSVDDVVGSEVNGMAEGARDYSHEEFKSESLGGEDDNNDGDDDEVDHPGEVSIGKKLWTFLTT, encoded by the exons CTCTTTGAGTATCAGTACAATATGGGCCTTCTTTTGATTGAGAAAAAGGAGTGGGCAGTGAAGTATGAAGAACTAAGGCAAGCTTTAGCTGAGACGACTGATACTCTAAAAAGAGATCAAACAGCTCATTCAAGTGCATTGTCCGAGGTGGAGAAGCGGGAAGAGAATTTAAAGAAAGCACTAGGTGTTGAAAGGCAGTGTGTGCTCGAT CTTGAGAAGGCTTTACGTGAGATGCGCTCAGAATATGCTGCAATTAAGTTCAATGCTGATTCCAAACTAGCTGAGGCTAATGCATTAGTCACCAGTGTCGAAGAGAAATCATTGGAGGTTGAAGCAAAATTCCATGCAGCTGATGCCAAACTTGCTGAGGTGAGCAGGAAGAGCTCAGAAATCGAGAGGAAATTGCATGAGTTGGAAGCTCAAGAAAATGCGCTTCGGCGAGAACGGTCTTTCTTCACCACAGA GCGTGAAGCACATGATACTGCTCTATCTAAACAAAGGGAAGACGTGCGAGAGTGGGAACGAAAATTACAGGAAGCAGAGGAGAGGCTCGCTGATAGTAGAAGATTGCTGAACCAAAGAGAGGAAAGGGCGAATGAGAATGACAAGGTTTTGAAGGAAAAACAGAATGACCTTGAAGAACTAAGAAAGAAGATTGAGATTTCTAATTCAACTTTGAAGAACAAAGAAGATGATATAAGCAGCAGATTAGCAAGCATAGCTCTTAAGGAGAAG GAAGCTGATGATGTTAAGAAGAGACTAgaggagaaagagaaacaattGCTGGAATTGGAAGAAAAGTTGAACACTAGAGAAAAA TTGGAGATTCAGAAACTGGTGGATGAGCATAAGAGCATCCTGACTGAAAAGCAGAAGGAGTTCGAGTTGGAGATGGAGCAGAAGAGAAAGGAGCATGATGACCAGTTGAAAAACAAACTGGTTGAAGTGGAGAAAAAGGAAGCTGAAATTGCACATGTGGAAGAGAAATTGAAGAAACGAGAACAGGCAATTGAAAAGAAATCGGAGAAAGTGAGGGAGAAAGAGCTGGATTTTGATTCCAAATTAAAAGATTTCAGGGGAAGAGAGAAGTCTCTTAAAGTGGAAGAGAAAAACttggagaaagagagaaaacaaaTGCTTGCTGAAAAGGAAGACCTACTTAGAGTCAAAGATGAGCTTGAGAATCTGAAGGTCGACTCTGAGAAACTGCAGCTGAGATTAAATGAGGAGAGAGAACAGCTAAAAGTAACTGAAGAAGAACGAACTGAACTTGCTCGCCTGCAATCTGAACTGAAACAGGAGATAGATAAATACAGATTCCAAAGCGAGGAACTTATGAAGGAAGCAGATGATTTGAAGGAAGCAAAGGAGAAATTTGAGAAAGAATGGGAAGAGCTGGATGATAAAAGATCTGagataaagaaagaagaagaggacGTTCTTGAACAGAAAAGATCTTTGGAAAAACTAAGACATTCTGAAGAGGAGAGGCTACGCAATGAGAAGCTGGAAATACAACAGTATGTACAGCGGGAACTGGAAGCTCTTAAATTGGCAAAAGATTCTTTTGCTGCCAGCATGGATCATGAAAAGTCAATTTTGGCTGAAAAATCCCAAAGTGAGAAAAGTCAACTGACTCATGATTTTGAAATGCGGAAACAAGAACTTGAGACTGAAATGCGGAGGAAGCAGGAAGAGATAGAGACTCATTTGCATGAGAAGGAAAAGACGTTTGAGCAAGAGAAGGAAATGGAActtaacaatattaattacttgAGGGAAGTAGCCAGAAGAGAAATGGAAGAGATGAAGTTGGAAAGATTTCggatagagaaagaaaaactggAAATTTTACAGAACAAGAAGCATGTAGAGGCACAGCAGCATGAGATGAAAAAAGATATTGAGGAACTTGTTGGCTTGAGCCAGAAGTTGAAAGATCAAAGGGAACAGTTCATTAAGGAAAGAGAACGCTTCATTGCATTTGCTGAGAAACAGAAGAACTGCGACACTTGTGGAGAGACTATTCGTGAGTTTGTGCTGTCTGATCTTCATCCCTTAACTGAACTGGAAAACCTTGAGGCCCCTCCACTGCCAAGGGTAGCAGAGAATTATCTGAAGGAGGTAGCTGAGGGCACTGTCGAGAGGTTTGGTGCTGAATCATCCCCTGGTCTGGTTAATTCAGGATCTCCTAGTGCTGGTGGAACCATTTCTTGGCTCCGGAAGTGTACCTCCAAGATTTTTAAGTTCTCACCAGGAAAGAAACTAGAACTTGATTATGCGCCGGATCCTATGGGTATTTCAGCACTTTCTGATAAGCAAGTTGTGCGTTCACCAAAAACATTGCCAAGTGGTGAAAAAGAGCCAGAAGCGTCTTTGCAAGTAGTAAATGATTCTTTTGATTTCCAAATAGTTGAATCTGATAGTGCCATTAGGGAGGTTGAGGCTGGTCAAGCACTATCAGTTGATCAAGATCCACTGAGTGTCCcagaaaattctcaaaattccaaacTGAAGGCACAACGCCGACCTGGCAAGGGAGGTAGGCCTGGGGCAAATAGAGCACGATCCGTGAAGGCTGCAGTTGATGGTTCTAAAACTAATGGTAATGTGGAGAATTCTGTTTACACAAATGACGATAGCCAAGCAGAATCAGATCTTGTTGGAACTCCAAAGAATATAAGAAAGCGAAATCGTACAGCAAGTAACAGTCAAACTGAAGGTCATTCGGACAGCATCAAGGATGGTGATCGCCCGAGGAGGCGACAGAGAGTTGTTGCAGCTGAACCAAGCCTTGGTCAGAAACGGTACAATCTCCGCCAACCCAAAAA ATCAGTGGGAACAGTGGCTAATGGATCCTTACCTCGAGTAGGGAGGGGCAAGGAAAAAGAACCCAACCAACTGGCTGGTGCTGAAGCTAACCAATCAGAGAATGTTGAAATTGGTGGAGCTTCAAGGGAAGAAGTTAATGAACCCGGAGCAGCAGCTGCACTTCCTAGAAGATTTAGGGATGGAGATGGTGATGAGCCTGTAAGAAGCAATTGGGCTGCTAGTGAGTTTTCTGCAGACAGTCCT TTCAAAATTGCAGGAGACGCCCATGGTGGGCGTGTTGACACAACAAATACTTCTGTGGATGATGTGGTGGGAAGTGAGGTGAATGGAATGGCAGAAGGAGCCAGGGACTATAGTCACGAAGAGTTCAAAAGTGAGAGCCTTGGGGGAGAAGATGACAATAACGATGGGGATGATGATGAGGTTGATCATCCTGGTGAGGTTTCTATCGGGAAGAAGCTCTGGACTTTCCTCACCACATAA